TAATTTTTTGAACTTCATCCGTCTGTAAATAATAATAAACAAATTCCTTCATTAATTTAGTACTATCTTTTACAATAACTTTTCTAATACCTGAAGAATAGGCACCTTCTAATCCTCTTATTACAATTCCTGGACTTCCATCAAGTGCAATTAAAATATCATCTTTTTTACATATTTTCACATTTTCAGATGTTGTGTAAATCTGTTCTTGAATTTTAGCACCAATATTCCCTACCCTTATAAAAGGAATACCCATCCCATCTCTATTATACGACTCACTCCCGGGTTCAGTCCCTTTTTCAAATTCACAAACTTCAAGTATTGGCAAAAAATTCCAATTCATAATCATTTTTACTCAATCATCAAAATTTAAATTTTCTTTTAACTTTTCAAATATATTTTTTAGCAAAATTAATACTTCTTCTGCATTTTCTTTAATTTCACTTGATTTAGTATATTTACCTGCACCAAATTTAATTTCAACAATTTTATTTTCATATTTCTTTATTTCATTTTGATTTGAAATTTCATAAGCCGGAATAGAATGAATAATTCTATTCCGGAACTCTTTTGCATTTTTGTATTCCCTTTTATTTTTTATATTTTCCAAAAACTTAAATAACTCAAGATTTTCCTTTTTTAAATTCTTTATTACTTTTCTTCTAAAACCTTTTGTCTCCTTCTTAATACCCATTTCATAATAATTGTTGAGTAAATCACAAATAATATCTATTATTGAAAAGAATTTGATATAAAAAACCTCTGCCCAGAAATTAAAAAAATAATGAATATAAAAATGCTTCTCTTCAAAATCAGGGAAATACTGAATAGACGAACCATTTTTCCCAGGCGAAATACACCATTTATCATCAGGAATTCCCAGGTTGTAATAATATGT
This bacterium DNA region includes the following protein-coding sequences:
- a CDS encoding Cthe_2314 family HEPN domain-containing protein, which produces MKNLFFEYYKIDEEEWNKISKNSSQKFKKLFWKIPYEKYQVLLDDDIEKVYKKGKINELVKALMNKMGTLRISYIFLTYYYNLGIPDDKWCISPGKNGSSIQYFPDFEEKHFYIHYFFNFWAEVFYIKFFSIIDIICDLLNNYYEMGIKKETKGFRRKVIKNLKKENLELFKFLENIKNKREYKNAKEFRNRIIHSIPAYEISNQNEIKKYENKIVEIKFGAGKYTKSSEIKENAEEVLILLKNIFEKLKENLNFDD